From Gimesia panareensis, the proteins below share one genomic window:
- a CDS encoding response regulator transcription factor, protein MMLQSNQTKSQIMIIDSHPIVREGYSRLIEKQQDLQVCAESDGKEESIRQIGQVSPDLIIVGISLKDGNGLDLIKEIKSQFDQIRILVVSMHDEILFAEKAVRAGALGYLNKQATADQILKAIYRVLDGKVYLSPVIVERMICRSIGSDNHSDLSPIESLSARELEVFKQIGAGETTRQIAQKLQLSSKTVETYRENIKLKLNLQNATELSLHATLWAIENQ, encoded by the coding sequence ATGATGTTACAATCAAATCAGACGAAATCACAAATTATGATCATCGACAGTCACCCGATTGTCAGAGAGGGCTATTCGCGACTGATTGAAAAGCAGCAGGATCTGCAGGTTTGTGCTGAATCCGATGGCAAAGAGGAATCGATCAGACAAATCGGCCAGGTGTCTCCAGACCTGATCATTGTTGGCATCTCGCTGAAAGATGGGAATGGCCTGGACCTGATCAAGGAAATCAAATCGCAGTTTGACCAGATCAGAATTCTGGTGGTCTCCATGCACGATGAAATTCTGTTTGCCGAAAAAGCAGTTCGCGCAGGCGCACTGGGCTATCTCAACAAACAGGCGACTGCGGACCAGATACTGAAAGCGATTTACCGTGTTCTGGACGGCAAAGTATATTTGAGCCCTGTCATCGTAGAACGTATGATCTGCCGCTCCATTGGCTCGGATAATCATTCGGATCTGTCCCCCATCGAGAGTCTCTCAGCCCGTGAACTCGAAGTCTTTAAGCAAATCGGCGCTGGGGAAACAACTCGTCAGATCGCACAGAAGCTGCAATTGAGTTCCAAGACAGTGGAAACCTATCGGGAAAATATTAAACTCAAACTGAATCTGCAAAATGCGACAGAATTAAGCCTGCATGCAACCCTGTGGGCGATTGAGAATCAATGA
- a CDS encoding rhodanese-like domain-containing protein: protein MLTISRKELQELLVSCPDLKLVEVLSETDFQKFHLQGAINIPLGDFFCEQILQEIPDKTQTVVVYSLNYECKYSEQATQQMLQLGYQRVYDYEPGKIDWIAAHLPTEYGHHITNRSEIP, encoded by the coding sequence ATGTTGACCATCAGCAGGAAAGAATTACAGGAGCTTCTTGTCTCGTGCCCTGATCTGAAGCTGGTGGAAGTTCTATCTGAAACCGACTTCCAGAAATTTCATTTACAGGGAGCCATCAATATTCCGTTGGGGGACTTCTTCTGTGAACAGATTTTGCAAGAGATCCCAGACAAAACTCAAACCGTTGTTGTTTACAGCTTGAATTATGAATGCAAGTACTCAGAACAGGCAACACAGCAAATGCTGCAACTCGGCTACCAGAGAGTTTACGATTACGAGCCGGGAAAAATCGACTGGATCGCAGCCCATCTCCCGACTGAGTATGGGCACCACATAACAAATCGATCAGAGATACCGTAG
- a CDS encoding archease, giving the protein MYSTFEHTADIGLDVRAESRETLFAEAASGLLSILVEDPETVRPEQEVTISVSGNDLEYLLFDWLDELLFRFETSQLLLCEYDVRFHAEGITVSARGETFQSDRHRLAHEVKAITYHQLTVQQTAKGWQARFIVDI; this is encoded by the coding sequence ATGTATTCCACTTTTGAACATACAGCGGATATCGGACTGGATGTACGAGCTGAGAGCCGGGAAACCCTGTTTGCTGAGGCGGCATCAGGTCTGCTGTCGATCCTGGTGGAGGATCCGGAGACGGTCCGACCCGAGCAGGAAGTGACGATCTCTGTGTCGGGAAACGATCTGGAGTATCTGCTGTTCGACTGGCTCGATGAACTTTTATTCCGCTTTGAGACCAGCCAGCTGCTGCTCTGTGAATATGATGTCCGGTTTCACGCTGAGGGAATCACTGTCTCAGCCCGGGGGGAAACCTTTCAGTCAGACCGCCACAGGCTGGCACATGAAGTAAAAGCGATTACCTATCACCAGTTGACTGTCCAGCAGACCGCAAAGGGCTGGCAGGCTCGATTTATTGTTGATATCTGA
- a CDS encoding MarC family protein: protein MLEFLSAVSILLALLNPFLVIVYLFDIVKTLDRKRFYRVLLVAAAISAAVFSCFALIGDVIFSSVIQAEFASFQIFGGIVFLLIGIQFVFKGPSAVEILNGKSENLAGAIAMPVLIGPGTLSASVVVGKRLEPLVACGAIVLALGISVSLMLVLKELHDYVRQKREYLVQRYIEVAGRVTALYVGTIAVEMIMRGLQTWAQQF from the coding sequence ATGCTGGAATTCTTGAGTGCCGTTTCGATTCTACTCGCACTGCTCAATCCTTTCCTGGTCATTGTTTACCTCTTTGACATCGTCAAAACTCTCGACAGGAAGAGGTTCTACCGTGTCCTGCTTGTTGCTGCAGCAATCTCGGCGGCGGTCTTCAGTTGTTTCGCTTTGATCGGCGACGTGATCTTCTCAAGTGTAATCCAGGCTGAGTTCGCTTCCTTTCAGATATTCGGCGGGATTGTATTCTTACTGATTGGTATCCAGTTTGTCTTCAAGGGACCATCGGCGGTTGAGATCCTCAACGGAAAATCTGAGAATCTGGCCGGAGCAATTGCGATGCCTGTACTGATCGGGCCAGGGACGTTGAGCGCCAGCGTGGTTGTGGGGAAAAGACTCGAACCACTGGTTGCCTGCGGTGCCATTGTTCTCGCCCTGGGAATCTCCGTTTCACTCATGCTGGTTCTGAAAGAACTACACGACTATGTCCGCCAGAAACGGGAGTATCTTGTTCAACGCTATATCGAAGTTGCTGGCCGGGTAACAGCGTTGTACGTCGGGACGATCGCCGTTGAAATGATCATGCGGGGACTGCAAACCTGGGCGCAACAGTTTTAA
- a CDS encoding cold-shock protein has translation MAEGTIKVVMQKGFGFIDTGTGKDLFFHSSNLEGIPFDQLQEGQRVSYTEGRGPKGPCAENVKPI, from the coding sequence ATGGCTGAAGGCACGATCAAGGTAGTGATGCAGAAGGGTTTTGGATTTATCGATACCGGAACTGGCAAAGACCTGTTCTTCCACTCTTCGAATCTCGAAGGAATTCCATTCGACCAGCTCCAGGAAGGGCAACGGGTGTCGTACACCGAAGGACGCGGACCGAAAGGCCCCTGTGCAGAAAACGTTAAACCGATCTGA
- a CDS encoding spermidine synthase family protein, producing MKPPLFEILAYEPTDLGILCLRRRELLCEPGTIVTEVTLNHEFLMSSYLTASEKALSEIALQMHSGSGLRVLVGGLGLGYTSATALESERVSQCEVVEFLPQVINWLEQGLVPLSDKLNAENRLKVTQGDIYQQLASPPEQKHDLILIDVDHSPDENLDDASGNFYTTDGLQRAKLHLEEDGILGVWSYAESSRFVDALHEVFREVRIEPVTVFNNLINEQQTDWLFFARG from the coding sequence ATGAAACCTCCGTTATTCGAAATTCTCGCCTATGAGCCGACCGATCTCGGTATACTGTGTTTGCGGCGTCGCGAGTTACTGTGCGAACCGGGAACGATTGTCACTGAAGTCACGCTCAACCACGAATTCCTGATGAGCAGTTATCTGACGGCCTCCGAGAAGGCGTTGTCGGAAATTGCTCTGCAGATGCACTCAGGATCTGGTCTACGTGTTTTGGTGGGAGGCCTCGGCCTGGGGTATACCTCTGCGACAGCACTGGAATCCGAGCGGGTTTCACAATGCGAGGTGGTCGAGTTTCTTCCGCAGGTGATCAACTGGCTGGAACAAGGGCTGGTCCCGCTCTCAGACAAGCTGAACGCAGAGAATCGCCTCAAGGTAACTCAGGGTGACATCTATCAGCAACTGGCCAGTCCGCCGGAACAGAAGCATGACCTGATCCTCATCGACGTGGATCATTCACCGGATGAAAATCTAGATGATGCCAGCGGTAATTTCTACACAACCGATGGACTGCAGCGTGCGAAGCTCCACCTGGAAGAAGACGGGATTCTCGGCGTCTGGTCGTACGCAGAGAGCTCCCGGTTTGTCGATGCGCTGCATGAGGTATTCCGCGAAGTTCGTATTGAGCCCGTGACGGTTTTTAACAATCTGATCAACGAGCAGCAGACCGACTGGCTCTTTTTTGCTCGTGGCTGA
- a CDS encoding class I SAM-dependent methyltransferase: MPLAEIEISNHSSVLPDAIVAFLREADLRVSQFLENNPRRATGFVPSDFKTVYHALQAITSANLASGSSLCEWGSGFGVVASLASMLEFMACGIEIDQDLVDASRRLADDFGLSVEFAQGSFIPSGAESLAEEAYVDNNASYSWLITDAEDGYEELQRGLEDFDVVFAYPWPGEDYLISSLFEEYAAEGALLLTYDYPETVRLRRKVCESSDNE; this comes from the coding sequence GTGCCTTTAGCGGAAATTGAAATCTCGAATCACAGTTCGGTCTTGCCCGACGCAATTGTTGCTTTTTTGCGCGAAGCTGATTTGAGAGTCAGTCAGTTTCTTGAGAATAATCCACGCCGCGCCACTGGCTTCGTCCCGAGTGATTTCAAAACGGTCTATCATGCTCTGCAAGCCATCACCAGTGCGAATCTTGCCTCCGGGAGTTCGCTGTGCGAATGGGGCAGCGGTTTCGGAGTGGTAGCGTCGTTAGCTTCGATGCTTGAGTTCATGGCCTGTGGAATTGAAATTGATCAAGATCTGGTTGATGCATCCCGCAGGCTGGCAGATGACTTCGGTCTGTCCGTCGAGTTCGCTCAAGGTAGTTTTATTCCCTCGGGCGCCGAATCTCTAGCCGAGGAAGCCTATGTCGACAACAACGCCTCTTATTCCTGGCTCATCACTGATGCGGAGGATGGATACGAAGAACTCCAACGTGGCCTCGAAGATTTTGACGTTGTTTTTGCCTACCCCTGGCCCGGTGAGGATTATCTGATCTCAAGTCTGTTCGAGGAATATGCCGCTGAGGGGGCTCTATTACTGACGTACGACTATCCCGAGACGGTGCGCCTGCGACGGAAGGTGTGCGAATCGTCTGACAATGAGTGA
- the floA gene encoding flotillin-like protein FloA (flotillin-like protein involved in membrane lipid rafts): protein MNSLWLILISAAVLVGLFLIGVRYFSLWLQAYVTGTRIQMLSLIMMSLRKVDPRVIVQAKIMAAQAGLTGISTDAIEAQYLAGGDVGRIILALIAAQRAQIKLDWNTAAAIDLAGRDILEAVRVSVNPKVIFCPEPKAGVHTTLDGVSKDGIQLQVRALVTVRTNLSQLIGGAAESTVIARVGEGIVSAIGACDIYQEALADPTLISRKVIAKGLDSQTSFKIISIDIASIHVGRNIGAQLRITQANADVNIARAQAEGRRAMAVAREQEMLARTQENQALVVLAEAQIPLALADTFRAGRLYSEPLQDQRKPEDEDLTQNTRQGIRPVSAPDLKHYSWTPKLGNRG, encoded by the coding sequence ATGAATAGTCTCTGGCTTATATTGATCTCAGCCGCTGTCTTAGTGGGACTTTTTCTCATCGGAGTGAGATATTTTTCATTGTGGCTGCAAGCCTATGTCACGGGGACCCGCATTCAGATGTTGTCCCTCATCATGATGTCACTCAGGAAAGTTGATCCGAGAGTCATTGTCCAGGCCAAAATAATGGCTGCTCAGGCAGGACTTACCGGTATCTCGACCGATGCGATTGAGGCCCAGTATCTGGCCGGGGGAGACGTAGGCCGCATTATACTTGCCCTGATTGCGGCTCAACGTGCCCAGATCAAGCTCGATTGGAATACTGCCGCTGCCATCGACCTGGCGGGTCGCGACATCCTGGAGGCGGTCCGAGTCAGCGTAAACCCGAAAGTCATCTTCTGTCCTGAACCGAAAGCCGGCGTCCATACCACTCTGGACGGTGTCTCCAAAGACGGCATTCAACTACAGGTCCGAGCACTGGTGACTGTCCGGACCAATCTCAGCCAACTCATCGGCGGTGCCGCGGAATCGACCGTGATTGCGCGAGTCGGTGAGGGAATTGTTTCCGCAATCGGTGCCTGTGACATTTACCAGGAAGCACTGGCTGATCCGACATTGATCTCTCGAAAAGTCATCGCTAAAGGGCTGGATTCACAGACATCGTTCAAGATCATCTCCATTGATATTGCCTCCATTCACGTTGGCAGGAACATCGGAGCACAGCTGCGTATCACACAGGCCAATGCGGACGTCAACATCGCGCGTGCACAAGCGGAAGGACGGCGGGCGATGGCAGTAGCCCGGGAACAGGAAATGTTGGCCCGGACACAAGAGAATCAGGCCCTGGTTGTTCTGGCTGAGGCACAGATTCCACTCGCCCTGGCTGACACGTTCCGGGCAGGCCGACTGTATTCAGAACCATTGCAGGACCAGCGCAAGCCCGAGGATGAGGATCTGACACAGAACACCAGACAGGGCATCAGGCCAGTATCTGCCCCAGATCTCAAGCATTATTCATGGACTCCGAAACTGGGAAACAGGGGATAG
- a CDS encoding alpha/beta hydrolase, whose protein sequence is MLFITNRIPEEGIKTEIGRSFTFDLFNADCSKSVFYCERKSNGSITEIGSAALLKKVKEAEYKQILLYIHGFANQPADIFKAAQEFQSLCDKAKRKEVLVIPLIWPCSDENSIASNYWDDQKSADASGYAYSRVIQKFIEWRNSKDNDPELDPCLKRINVLAHSMGNRVYRETLYNWNYYDLADGVPLIFRNSFLVAADVVNETLEPGQKGEHICNASRNVVVYYASDDLALRASKGANLKNKIASRRLGHSGPEDLTLVPKNVFSVDCDDVNTQYDYPKGHTYFRSGTRKGQPGVVFNHIFEVLLTGRVPDKTGLINTSILEPARTTSKKTTRKKRTKSKK, encoded by the coding sequence ATGTTGTTCATCACAAACAGAATCCCGGAAGAGGGGATCAAAACAGAAATCGGTCGCAGCTTTACCTTCGATCTCTTCAACGCGGATTGTTCTAAATCGGTTTTTTACTGTGAGAGAAAATCCAATGGCTCGATCACAGAAATTGGCAGCGCGGCCCTGCTCAAAAAAGTCAAAGAGGCAGAATACAAACAAATCTTATTGTACATTCATGGTTTCGCCAATCAGCCTGCAGACATCTTCAAAGCGGCTCAAGAGTTCCAGTCTCTGTGCGATAAAGCGAAGCGCAAAGAAGTCCTGGTGATCCCGCTTATCTGGCCTTGCAGCGATGAAAATTCGATCGCCTCCAACTACTGGGATGACCAGAAGTCTGCAGATGCGAGCGGCTACGCTTATTCCCGCGTCATCCAGAAATTTATTGAGTGGAGGAATTCTAAAGACAATGATCCGGAACTCGACCCCTGCCTGAAACGCATCAACGTGCTCGCGCACTCGATGGGCAATCGCGTCTATCGCGAAACCTTGTACAACTGGAATTATTACGATCTGGCAGACGGTGTGCCGCTGATCTTCCGGAATTCATTTCTGGTGGCAGCGGATGTCGTCAACGAAACATTAGAGCCGGGACAAAAAGGGGAGCATATCTGCAACGCTTCCCGTAATGTTGTGGTTTACTATGCTTCGGATGACCTGGCCTTAAGAGCCAGTAAAGGAGCCAACCTCAAGAATAAAATTGCCTCCCGCAGGCTGGGGCATAGCGGGCCTGAGGATCTGACCCTGGTTCCCAAGAATGTCTTTAGCGTCGACTGCGATGATGTGAACACGCAATACGACTACCCCAAGGGGCACACTTATTTTCGATCAGGTACGCGAAAGGGACAACCCGGCGTCGTGTTCAATCACATCTTCGAAGTTCTGCTGACAGGACGCGTCCCCGACAAGACCGGCCTGATCAACACCAGCATTCTTGAACCGGCTCGTACCACCTCGAAAAAAACAACGCGAAAAAAACGCACGAAGTCGAAGAAGTAG